In a genomic window of Alteromonas gilva:
- a CDS encoding ATP-binding cassette domain-containing protein: MTEDIMTLSDVTVSQGDQLLLRHVSGTLTSGTMTAIVGENGCGKSTLLRLLTGTPNHDASVSLLGRSLQQWTLKDIARHRAVMQQTPASPFAFMTDEILLLGRSLYHEPFVHRLAWMEQVAQWFELQPLLNRDIQRLSGGERQRIFLAKAVMQLFSENQAVTDSPDLHGKLLLLDEPTSALDLRYQRLVMEQLGYLTRLGLCIVCISHDINLVSPYCQQMWVLGEQRCIAQGSPADVLTLPVLTRCYRTAEIELIPRPGKPPLVAH; the protein is encoded by the coding sequence TTGACTGAAGATATCATGACCCTCAGTGACGTGACGGTATCCCAGGGCGACCAGCTGTTACTCAGGCACGTCAGCGGCACCCTAACGTCAGGAACGATGACCGCGATTGTGGGTGAAAACGGATGCGGTAAATCAACCTTGCTGCGTTTACTTACCGGCACCCCAAACCATGATGCGTCGGTTAGCCTGCTTGGCCGGTCTTTGCAGCAATGGACGTTAAAAGACATCGCCAGACACCGCGCCGTCATGCAACAAACTCCTGCCTCTCCGTTTGCTTTTATGACCGATGAAATACTGCTACTGGGTCGCAGTTTATACCACGAGCCCTTTGTCCATCGCTTGGCCTGGATGGAGCAAGTAGCGCAATGGTTCGAACTGCAGCCTTTGCTCAATCGCGATATTCAAAGACTATCCGGTGGCGAGCGCCAGCGTATTTTTCTGGCTAAAGCAGTCATGCAGCTATTTAGCGAAAACCAGGCTGTAACAGACTCTCCTGACTTACATGGTAAGTTACTGTTATTGGATGAGCCCACATCAGCCTTAGATTTGCGCTATCAGCGTCTGGTCATGGAGCAACTAGGTTACCTGACCCGACTGGGCTTATGCATTGTATGCATTAGTCACGATATTAACCTGGTATCGCCATACTGCCAGCAAATGTGGGTGCTTGGCGAGCAACGATGTATTGCTCAGGGCTCGCCCGCTGACGTACTCACCCTGCCGGTATTAACCCGATGTTATCGTACCGCTGAAATAGAATTAATCCCACGCCCCGGCAAACCACCGCTGGTGGCTCATTAA